ACCATAGCTCAAAGGGGAGGATTGCCAAATCCTATATAAGCCCTCACACCAGATTCATTATGTTCATTACGCCGAATGTGGGATTGCAAGTTGGATTCATGAAACCCTCTTACACATGGAAATCGATAACATGATCCTAACTAAGCTCGAGTAATTTGCAACTAATCCTAACCAACTTTCAACTACCCATCATGACAAACATCAATAAATTCTAATAACTAGaatgaataaaacaaaacaatcagGAGTAAGAAATTGTTACCCGGTACCCTGTTGACACAAGCTGCAAGTTTCTCTTTGACAATACTTTCAGACAATTTCTTACCTACAAAACCAACAacataaatcaaatcaaataaacaaacaattaCAACATTAAATTAATTCAATCATGCGACCTACCTGCTTCTTTGTTGGGAACGGTAACATATACAACGATGCTTGGGACAATGGTATTATTGGTATTTCCTTCCATTCTGATGAAGTTACTGCTCTTTGTTGAAAACCTGCTACTCAATTTTGATCTGAAACAACAAAATGAATTCAACAAAACAGGgatagagagaaagaaaataaccGAAATTGAGATTGAACGGAACAAACCCTGTTTTGAGGGCAGAGGAATACAAGGGCGAGTAGAGATTGGAGATTCCTAGAGTGAGCATGCAAAACGCGCCTACAATGGGTAAACGACGTCGTAATGTTGAGGTAGAGATGAAGAATCTGGAAGTAGTGGAGGAGTAGAGTGTGGGAGTGGAGGAAGAGGAAGACATTTTGGTTGAGAATGTGTTATAAGCTGTTACGCCTCTCCATTAAGTTTCGTTCTGCTCCTTTCTTTGATGCGCTTCTTTTGATCTTGCTTGTGACACGTGTAGGGTAATACTCcct
This portion of the Trifolium pratense cultivar HEN17-A07 linkage group LG3, ARS_RC_1.1, whole genome shotgun sequence genome encodes:
- the LOC123913963 gene encoding protein CutA, chloroplastic → MSSSSSTPTLYSSTTSRFFISTSTLRRRLPIVGAFCMLTLGISNLYSPLYSSALKTGSKLSSRFSTKSSNFIRMEGNTNNTIVPSIVVYVTVPNKEAGKKLSESIVKEKLAACVNRVPGIESVYLWEGKIQTDSEELLIIKTRQSLLEALTDHVKANHEYDVPEVISLPITGGNLKYLEWLKESTRE